The Iodobacter fluviatilis genome includes a window with the following:
- a CDS encoding proline--tRNA ligase, which produces MRTSQLYFSTLKEAPSEAELISHKLMLRAGLIKRLGSGLYTWMPLGLRVLRKVEAVIRDEMNKAGAQEMLMPAVQPAELWQETGRWDVFGPQMLKITDRHERQFCFGPTHEEVITDIARSELRSYKQLPVSFYQVQTKFRDEIRPRFGVMRAREFMMKDAYSFHADFESLQATYGVMYQSYSNVFTRLGLKFRAVAADTGAIGGSGSHEFHVLADAGEDLLAYCPDSDYAANTELAEAFAPAEPRRAPAEAMRDVDTPKQTSCEAVAALLDISIERTVKLLALMTSANELVIALLRGDHNLNEVKLAKVEGMADFRFASDEEIRAAFNCPPGFLGPVGIPAGVRVIADRTVAVMSDFVCGANKPKFHLAGVNFGRDLPEPNIVADIRNVVNGDASPDGKGTLEICRGIEVGHIFQLRTTYAEKMKCQFTDADGSLKTMEMGCYGIGVSRIVAAAIEQNHDERGIKYPAAIAPFTVAIVPMGYHRSETIKAAADALYADFVAAGIDVLLDDRNERPGSMFADMELIGIPHRITIGEKGLAEGMVEYIARAGGEMEKIALADAVRILSEK; this is translated from the coding sequence ATGCGCACGTCACAACTTTATTTCTCGACTTTAAAAGAAGCGCCTTCAGAGGCCGAACTGATCTCGCACAAGCTGATGCTGCGTGCAGGTTTAATCAAGCGCCTCGGTTCTGGCCTCTATACATGGATGCCTCTGGGCTTACGCGTGCTGCGTAAGGTTGAAGCCGTGATCCGCGATGAGATGAATAAAGCGGGTGCGCAAGAAATGTTAATGCCTGCGGTACAGCCTGCAGAGCTGTGGCAGGAAACGGGTCGTTGGGATGTGTTTGGCCCACAAATGCTGAAAATCACCGATCGTCATGAGCGCCAGTTTTGCTTTGGCCCAACGCACGAAGAAGTGATTACCGATATCGCTCGCTCTGAATTACGCAGCTATAAACAGCTGCCAGTAAGCTTCTACCAAGTACAGACTAAATTCCGTGATGAAATTCGCCCACGTTTTGGCGTGATGCGCGCGCGCGAATTTATGATGAAGGATGCTTATTCTTTCCATGCCGATTTTGAGTCGCTGCAAGCTACTTATGGCGTGATGTACCAAAGCTACTCTAATGTGTTCACTCGTTTGGGCTTGAAGTTCCGCGCTGTGGCGGCCGACACCGGCGCAATTGGCGGCTCGGGCAGCCATGAATTCCATGTCTTGGCGGATGCGGGTGAAGATCTTTTAGCCTACTGCCCAGATTCTGACTACGCAGCCAATACTGAGCTTGCCGAAGCGTTTGCGCCTGCAGAGCCACGCCGTGCGCCAGCTGAGGCGATGCGTGATGTCGATACTCCAAAACAAACCTCCTGCGAAGCCGTTGCTGCACTCTTAGATATCAGCATTGAGCGCACTGTTAAATTACTGGCCTTGATGACATCCGCCAATGAGCTGGTCATTGCCCTGCTGCGCGGCGATCACAATCTGAACGAAGTCAAGCTGGCTAAGGTTGAAGGCATGGCTGATTTCCGCTTTGCCAGTGATGAAGAAATCCGCGCCGCTTTTAATTGCCCGCCGGGTTTCCTTGGGCCGGTTGGTATTCCTGCGGGTGTGCGTGTGATCGCAGATCGCACCGTTGCCGTAATGAGTGATTTTGTTTGTGGCGCAAATAAGCCTAAGTTCCACTTGGCAGGCGTTAACTTTGGCCGTGATTTGCCAGAGCCAAATATCGTTGCTGATATTCGTAATGTAGTGAATGGCGATGCCAGCCCAGATGGTAAAGGCACATTGGAAATCTGTCGTGGTATTGAAGTTGGCCACATCTTCCAGCTGCGCACTACTTACGCAGAAAAGATGAAGTGTCAGTTCACGGATGCGGATGGTTCGCTAAAAACGATGGAAATGGGGTGCTATGGCATCGGAGTATCGCGCATCGTGGCCGCTGCTATTGAGCAAAACCATGACGAGCGCGGGATTAAATACCCAGCCGCCATCGCGCCGTTTACTGTAGCGATTGTGCCTATGGGCTATCATCGTTCGGAAACCATTAAAGCTGCAGCCGACGCGTTATATGCCGATTTTGTGGCTGCCGGTATTGATGTTTTGCTGGATGATCGTAATGAGCGTCCGGGCTCGATGTTTGCTGATATGGAGCTCATCGGTATTCCTCATCGCATCACGATCGGTGAAAAAGGCTTGGCTGAAGGCATGGTTGAATACATTGCCCGTGCCGGTGGCGAGATGGAGAAAATTGCATTAGCAGATGCGGTTCGCATCCTCAGCGAAAAGTAA
- a CDS encoding N-acetylmuramoyl-L-alanine amidase family protein, which yields MWRFLLLLSSAVSVQAATIAVDVGHYLAAPGATSAYGSSEFSYNLALARRVESTLQTAGHKVLLINADGQMRDLRARVQAAAAADLLISIHHDSVQPQYLQTWDVAGKSQRYADQFSGYSLFVHSQASQFSRSFACAQAVSQSLLAQDFKPTNHHAPGIAGEDRLQLDPKLGIYDADFVVVRLGKIPAILFEAGVIVNRADALALQEPATQNHMAEAIAKGLSCLK from the coding sequence ATGTGGCGATTCCTCCTGCTGCTTAGTAGTGCCGTATCCGTACAAGCTGCCACTATTGCCGTCGATGTGGGGCATTATCTGGCGGCTCCCGGTGCGACCAGTGCTTATGGTTCGAGCGAGTTTAGCTACAACCTAGCGCTTGCCCGACGGGTAGAAAGCACATTGCAGACCGCAGGGCATAAGGTGCTCTTAATTAATGCGGATGGCCAGATGCGCGACTTGCGTGCTCGGGTGCAGGCCGCAGCAGCGGCTGATTTGTTGATTTCTATCCATCACGATTCAGTCCAGCCGCAGTACCTACAGACATGGGATGTGGCAGGTAAGAGCCAGCGCTATGCGGATCAATTTAGCGGATATTCTTTGTTTGTTCATTCGCAGGCCTCGCAGTTTAGCCGCTCTTTTGCCTGTGCTCAGGCCGTATCGCAATCTCTGCTTGCTCAGGACTTTAAGCCCACGAACCACCATGCTCCAGGCATTGCAGGCGAAGATCGTCTGCAGCTTGACCCTAAACTTGGCATTTACGACGCTGATTTTGTTGTGGTTCGTCTCGGCAAAATTCCTGCCATCTTGTTTGAAGCCGGTGTAATTGTAAATCGCGCGGACGCACTTGCTTTGCAAGAGCCTGCAACCCAAAACCATATGGCCGAAGCCATTGCTAAAGGCCTTAGCTGCCTTAAATAA
- a CDS encoding sodium-dependent transporter codes for MSRANWGSRLGFILAASGSAVGLGAIWKFPYVAGKNGGGVFLLAYLACVFTVGIALLLAEMVIGRAANRSATTAFRDLKGGLWPWAGRLSVLCIFIVMAYYSVVGGWVIAYIGKSITGEALGQDTKALAAAFTHFIADPASALFYTALFLGVTVAVVLGGVQKGIERMSKVLMPALFLLMLVLIARSLTLPGAWEGVRYFMTPDFSKLTSAMVVDALGLAFFSLSLGMGIIISYGSYVDKDTNLAGATLWISILATLASVLAGFMVLPAVFAFGVDPAAGPGLTFITMPAIFAQMPFGQAWAVAFFLLLLFAALTSSVSIVEPIVSYFIDEFGWERRRAAYITTAAVFIASIPAALSFGPMAEMKLFGKTAFDLMDYTTSNIMMPAGGILVAIFAGWTIWPRIHSELLSNGGGRWIPAFRGICAIVAPIMIGVIWVHNL; via the coding sequence ATGTCTCGTGCAAATTGGGGCTCTCGCCTCGGCTTTATTCTGGCCGCCTCTGGCTCCGCAGTTGGCCTTGGAGCCATCTGGAAATTCCCCTATGTAGCAGGTAAAAATGGTGGCGGCGTGTTTCTACTCGCCTACTTAGCCTGCGTATTCACCGTTGGTATTGCTCTCCTGCTCGCAGAAATGGTGATTGGCCGTGCAGCCAATCGCTCAGCGACCACGGCATTTCGTGATTTAAAAGGTGGTCTCTGGCCTTGGGCTGGCCGCTTATCTGTACTGTGTATTTTTATTGTAATGGCTTACTACAGCGTGGTCGGCGGATGGGTGATTGCTTACATTGGTAAATCCATTACAGGCGAAGCACTGGGGCAAGACACCAAGGCGCTTGCGGCCGCCTTTACGCACTTTATTGCTGACCCTGCCAGTGCCCTATTTTATACAGCGCTCTTTCTGGGCGTAACCGTTGCCGTTGTATTAGGAGGCGTACAAAAAGGTATTGAGCGCATGAGCAAAGTATTAATGCCCGCTCTCTTTCTTTTGATGCTGGTCTTAATTGCCCGCTCGCTCACCCTGCCTGGCGCATGGGAAGGCGTACGCTACTTTATGACCCCGGACTTTAGCAAGCTGACTTCCGCTATGGTGGTTGATGCCCTTGGTCTGGCGTTTTTCTCATTGTCTCTGGGCATGGGGATTATTATTTCCTACGGCTCTTATGTCGATAAAGACACCAACTTGGCCGGTGCAACGCTGTGGATTTCTATCTTGGCTACCTTAGCCAGCGTTTTGGCTGGCTTTATGGTTCTGCCTGCCGTATTTGCTTTTGGCGTTGACCCTGCAGCGGGTCCTGGCCTGACCTTTATCACCATGCCAGCCATCTTTGCACAAATGCCATTTGGCCAAGCGTGGGCAGTTGCCTTCTTCTTACTACTTTTATTTGCAGCACTCACCTCATCGGTATCGATTGTTGAGCCGATTGTCAGCTACTTCATCGATGAATTTGGCTGGGAGCGCCGCCGTGCGGCTTATATCACCACTGCTGCCGTATTTATTGCCAGCATCCCTGCGGCCCTTTCTTTTGGCCCGATGGCAGAGATGAAATTATTTGGCAAAACAGCATTTGATCTGATGGATTACACAACATCTAATATCATGATGCCAGCGGGCGGCATTTTAGTTGCCATCTTCGCAGGCTGGACCATCTGGCCACGCATCCATAGCGAGCTGCTCAGCAATGGAGGCGGACGCTGGATCCCTGCTTTCCGTGGTATTTGTGCCATCGTTGCGCCAATTATGATCGGCGTGATCTGGGTACATAATCTGTAA
- the tsaA gene encoding tRNA (N6-threonylcarbamoyladenosine(37)-N6)-methyltransferase TrmO encodes MSSFTFQPIGYLATPFADKFGIPRQPSLAPNALGVLKLLPPYNRSEAVRGLEDFSHVWLTFVFHQSATDWKPTVRPPRLGGNTRIGVFASRSPFRPNPIGLSLVELIKVDTQSGVTLTFKGIDLVDGTPILDIKPYIPYAESLPDARGGFADSPPPELKVVFSPDATARLRPELRELIEDVLKQDPRPAYANDADRIYGVRLYQFDVKWRCDGQTAFVIALEKVV; translated from the coding sequence GTGAGCAGTTTTACCTTTCAGCCCATCGGCTACTTGGCTACTCCCTTTGCAGATAAATTTGGTATTCCACGCCAGCCCAGCTTAGCCCCCAACGCATTGGGGGTACTAAAGCTACTGCCGCCTTATAATCGCAGCGAAGCCGTGCGCGGGCTGGAAGACTTTTCCCATGTCTGGCTCACCTTTGTGTTTCACCAAAGTGCCACGGACTGGAAGCCCACCGTGCGCCCACCTAGGCTGGGTGGCAATACCAGAATAGGGGTTTTTGCCAGCCGCTCACCGTTTCGGCCCAACCCGATTGGCTTGTCTTTAGTTGAACTGATTAAAGTGGATACCCAATCTGGCGTCACCCTGACATTTAAAGGGATTGATTTAGTCGATGGCACGCCCATTTTAGATATCAAGCCTTATATCCCTTACGCTGAAAGCCTTCCTGATGCGCGAGGCGGCTTTGCTGACAGCCCTCCGCCAGAACTTAAAGTTGTTTTTAGCCCTGATGCAACAGCACGCCTAAGACCAGAACTGCGTGAATTAATTGAAGACGTATTAAAACAAGACCCTCGACCAGCCTATGCAAATGATGCAGACCGCATCTATGGCGTAAGGCTGTATCAATTTGATGTGAAATGGCGCTGCGATGGGCAAACCGCCTTCGTGATCGCCCTGGAGAAAGTAGTATGA
- a CDS encoding patatin-like phospholipase family protein — protein sequence MKKLFASLISLSFLAACTSNPPAEPKPLPKLKIGLALGGGAAKGFAHIGVIKMLEANGIVPDVVSGTSAGSVVGALYASGMNGFTLQERAFGLDESQIRDLSLMSGGLVKGQKLQDYVNKLVDNRPLDKLNKPFAAVATELDTGTRISFARGNTGQAVRASSSIPGVFEPVMIAGRRYVDGGVISPVPVDAAKELGADFIIAVDISSKANGSNTPNNMLGIVNQAVMIMGQKLGEQEMTRADFILRPKVGKIGAADFDQKNVAILEGEKATVAAISEIKRRMLEKQKTLAK from the coding sequence ATGAAAAAACTGTTTGCAAGCTTAATCAGCCTGAGCTTTTTAGCCGCATGCACCAGCAATCCACCTGCTGAGCCCAAACCACTACCGAAACTTAAAATTGGCTTGGCACTCGGTGGTGGCGCAGCCAAGGGCTTTGCCCATATTGGTGTAATTAAAATGCTGGAAGCTAACGGCATCGTTCCAGACGTCGTTTCAGGCACCAGTGCAGGCAGCGTAGTTGGCGCACTGTACGCCTCGGGAATGAATGGTTTTACGCTACAGGAACGCGCATTTGGCCTAGATGAATCACAAATTCGGGATTTAAGTCTGATGTCAGGCGGTTTAGTTAAAGGGCAAAAACTACAAGATTACGTCAATAAACTTGTTGATAACCGCCCGCTGGATAAGCTCAACAAACCTTTTGCAGCAGTGGCAACTGAGCTGGATACCGGCACGCGAATTTCTTTTGCACGAGGAAACACCGGCCAAGCTGTGCGTGCCTCATCCAGCATCCCCGGTGTATTTGAGCCAGTGATGATTGCAGGACGCCGCTATGTAGATGGCGGCGTCATCAGCCCAGTGCCCGTTGATGCTGCCAAAGAACTAGGAGCCGATTTTATTATCGCAGTTGATATTTCATCCAAGGCCAACGGCAGCAACACCCCAAACAATATGCTTGGAATCGTAAACCAAGCGGTCATGATCATGGGGCAAAAACTAGGCGAGCAAGAAATGACGCGCGCGGATTTTATCCTTCGCCCCAAAGTGGGTAAGATTGGCGCAGCAGATTTTGATCAGAAAAACGTCGCCATTTTAGAAGGTGAAAAAGCAACGGTTGCCGCCATCTCAGAAATTAAACGCCGTATGCTGGAAAAGCAAAAAACACTGGCTAAATAA
- the dinB gene encoding DNA polymerase IV, protein MDYAVYAQRKIIHIDCDCFYAAVEMRDQPALRNVPLAIGGEADRRGVIATCNYPARKFGVHSAMSTYRAQQMCPQLVLLPPDFPRYRAASQAMRAIFADYTDNIEPLSLDEAYLDVTGLLHCQGSASRMAQEIRARIAAEVGITASAGIAPNKLLAKIASDWHKPNGQFVIRPQDIDAFMLGLPLKKLWGVGKVTAARLARQGAHCCADLQGWPLERLLREFGKFGSQLFEQCRGIDLRPVANDERRKSLSVENTFDHDLPDLAACHAALPALVSDWQRRMQRAIGERQHKAFVKIKFSDFSQTTVECICPHPSIETFGLLLAEGFERGKKPVRLLGVGARFEEAKVQPEQLCLWPA, encoded by the coding sequence TTGGATTACGCCGTGTACGCCCAGCGCAAGATCATCCATATTGATTGTGATTGCTTCTACGCAGCAGTTGAAATGCGCGATCAGCCTGCGCTGCGCAATGTGCCTTTGGCCATTGGCGGAGAGGCCGACCGGCGTGGTGTGATCGCAACCTGTAATTATCCGGCTCGTAAGTTTGGCGTGCACTCGGCGATGTCTACTTATCGCGCTCAGCAAATGTGCCCGCAGCTTGTTTTACTTCCCCCTGATTTCCCCCGTTATCGCGCTGCATCACAGGCGATGCGCGCTATTTTCGCCGATTACACCGACAATATTGAGCCTTTATCGCTGGATGAAGCTTATTTAGATGTCACTGGCCTGTTGCATTGCCAGGGCAGCGCATCACGCATGGCGCAGGAAATCAGAGCGCGTATCGCCGCAGAAGTCGGCATTACCGCCAGCGCGGGCATTGCCCCAAATAAGCTATTAGCCAAAATTGCCAGTGACTGGCATAAGCCCAACGGACAGTTTGTGATTCGCCCGCAGGATATCGATGCCTTTATGCTTGGCTTGCCGCTAAAAAAGCTTTGGGGCGTGGGTAAGGTTACGGCTGCCCGTCTGGCAAGGCAGGGTGCACATTGTTGTGCTGATTTGCAAGGCTGGCCATTGGAGCGATTGTTGCGTGAGTTCGGTAAATTTGGCAGCCAGTTATTCGAGCAGTGCCGGGGGATCGATTTACGGCCGGTTGCTAATGATGAGCGGCGAAAATCCTTATCAGTAGAAAATACCTTTGACCATGATTTACCTGACCTGGCGGCCTGTCATGCAGCATTACCTGCTCTGGTAAGTGATTGGCAGAGGCGGATGCAGCGTGCCATTGGTGAGCGTCAGCATAAAGCTTTCGTCAAAATAAAATTCAGTGATTTTAGTCAGACTACCGTTGAGTGCATTTGCCCGCATCCATCCATAGAAACCTTTGGGCTTTTACTGGCTGAAGGCTTTGAGCGGGGCAAAAAGCCCGTGAGGCTTTTGGGAGTAGGGGCCAGATTTGAAGAGGCTAAAGTGCAGCCAGAGCAGCTTTGCCTGTGGCCCGCATAA
- a CDS encoding malonic semialdehyde reductase: MTLIIDSVLNHKAQAQLFTEARTHNAWQDRDVSDELLNQLYDLLKWAPTSANAAPARFVFVKSPAAKAKLLPSLSEGNIEKTMKAPVTVIVAHDLEFYEQLPVLFPQADAKSWFAGNEAAINSTVQRNGSLQGAYLIMAARTLGLDCGPMSGFDQSKVDEAFFAGSQWRSNFLINLGYGDTTQLYPRNPRLDFAQACRIE; encoded by the coding sequence ATGACTTTAATTATAGATTCAGTTTTAAATCACAAAGCTCAGGCGCAATTATTTACTGAAGCACGTACACATAATGCTTGGCAGGATCGTGATGTAAGTGATGAGTTATTGAATCAGCTTTATGATTTATTAAAATGGGCACCTACATCGGCTAATGCGGCCCCGGCACGGTTTGTTTTTGTTAAATCCCCAGCGGCTAAGGCCAAATTATTGCCTAGCCTGAGTGAAGGTAATATTGAAAAAACCATGAAAGCACCGGTGACGGTGATTGTGGCCCATGATCTAGAGTTTTATGAGCAATTGCCTGTGTTATTTCCGCAAGCAGATGCAAAAAGCTGGTTTGCTGGTAATGAAGCAGCCATTAATAGCACAGTACAAAGAAATGGTAGTTTGCAAGGTGCTTATTTAATTATGGCTGCACGCACATTAGGCTTAGACTGCGGGCCAATGTCTGGTTTTGATCAGAGCAAAGTGGATGAGGCTTTTTTTGCCGGTAGCCAATGGCGTTCTAATTTTCTGATTAATTTGGGTTATGGCGATACCACTCAGCTTTACCCAAGAAATCCTCGCCTGGATTTTGCTCAAGCTTGCCGGATTGAATAA
- the pap gene encoding polyphosphate:AMP phosphotransferase, protein MFESAQLGHKVDKAIYKEQEPLLREALLAVQYQLKEQANFPVVILLGGVPTAGKAETANLLLEWLDPRLIESHAFGVKSDEELARPAMWRFWRALPPKGKISLMFGGWYAGPMWDYLQGGYADRFEHEVERIARFEKMLSDEGVLLLKFWLHLPKDELKKRIKKLEADDRTAWRVTDQDKQFLKYYDQIMEAQLAMVMRSNLADSPWRVIEGTDANYRSLTVGKQIEEAIKHHLERGTLTQKRIEAAPLLPSIDGLRLLDKLQLDSNLSKADYSVKLEELQGRLNLLTRHPKFKEMSVSLVFEGMDAAGKGGSIRRITAALDARQYRVVPVAAPTEEERAQPYLWRFWRHVPQHGRMTIFDRSWYGRVLVERVEGFAQRADWMRAYNEINDFEAELDAANSIVLKFWLAISKEEQLRRFEEREQTEFKRFKITDEDWRNRDKWDEYIVAASDMIDRTNTLHAPWHMIGANNKYQARISILEKLCEALESRLQSKEKKK, encoded by the coding sequence ATGTTTGAATCTGCACAGTTAGGCCACAAAGTAGATAAAGCTATTTATAAAGAGCAAGAGCCTTTATTGCGTGAGGCCTTGCTGGCCGTGCAATACCAATTAAAAGAGCAGGCTAATTTTCCTGTGGTGATTCTTTTGGGGGGCGTGCCCACTGCGGGGAAGGCAGAAACCGCTAATTTACTTCTGGAATGGCTGGATCCTAGGCTGATTGAAAGCCATGCTTTTGGGGTTAAAAGTGATGAAGAGCTGGCTAGGCCCGCCATGTGGCGTTTCTGGCGGGCACTTCCTCCCAAAGGCAAAATTTCACTGATGTTTGGTGGCTGGTATGCGGGGCCGATGTGGGATTACTTGCAGGGCGGCTACGCGGATCGCTTTGAGCATGAAGTAGAGCGCATTGCGCGTTTTGAGAAAATGCTCTCCGATGAAGGCGTATTGCTGCTGAAGTTTTGGCTGCACTTGCCCAAAGATGAGCTGAAAAAACGCATTAAGAAGCTGGAGGCCGATGATCGCACCGCCTGGCGTGTTACCGATCAGGATAAGCAATTTTTGAAATATTACGATCAGATTATGGAAGCGCAATTGGCTATGGTCATGCGCTCAAATCTGGCAGATTCACCGTGGCGGGTTATCGAAGGGACGGATGCAAATTATCGCTCGCTCACGGTAGGCAAGCAGATTGAAGAAGCAATTAAGCACCATTTGGAGCGCGGCACTTTAACGCAGAAGCGAATCGAAGCCGCACCATTGCTCCCCTCGATTGATGGATTACGCCTCCTGGATAAATTGCAGCTAGATAGCAATTTAAGCAAGGCAGATTACTCGGTTAAGCTTGAAGAATTACAAGGCCGCCTTAATTTGCTGACCCGCCACCCAAAATTTAAAGAAATGTCGGTTTCTTTAGTATTTGAGGGAATGGATGCAGCGGGCAAAGGTGGCAGTATTCGGCGGATTACCGCTGCACTGGATGCTCGCCAGTACCGGGTGGTTCCTGTTGCTGCGCCAACAGAAGAAGAGCGCGCTCAGCCCTACCTCTGGCGTTTTTGGCGGCATGTGCCTCAACATGGGCGCATGACTATCTTTGATCGTTCATGGTATGGCCGTGTTTTAGTTGAACGGGTCGAGGGTTTTGCTCAGCGTGCAGACTGGATGCGTGCCTATAACGAAATCAACGATTTTGAAGCAGAATTAGATGCCGCTAACAGTATCGTATTAAAGTTTTGGCTGGCCATCAGCAAGGAAGAGCAATTAAGGCGTTTTGAAGAACGCGAGCAAACTGAATTTAAGCGTTTTAAAATCACCGATGAAGACTGGCGTAACCGCGATAAATGGGATGAATATATTGTGGCGGCCAGCGATATGATTGACCGTACCAATACACTGCACGCACCCTGGCATATGATAGGCGCGAATAATAAATACCAGGCCAGAATCAGCATTTTAGAAAAACTCTGTGAGGCTTTAGAGTCTCGTTTACAAAGCAAGGAAAAGAAAAAATGA
- the erpA gene encoding iron-sulfur cluster insertion protein ErpA: MNTVTDMPIPFVFTDSAAEKVRDLIIEEGNPDLKLRVFVTGGGCSGFQYGFTFDEIMNEDDTPVEKNGVTLLVDPMSYQYLVGAEIDYVESLEGSQFTIKNPNASTTCGCGSSFSV; the protein is encoded by the coding sequence ATGAACACTGTGACCGACATGCCAATCCCCTTTGTTTTCACTGATTCTGCTGCGGAAAAAGTCCGTGATTTAATTATCGAAGAAGGCAATCCGGATCTGAAACTTCGTGTGTTTGTAACCGGCGGCGGCTGTTCTGGCTTCCAGTATGGTTTCACATTTGACGAAATCATGAATGAAGACGATACCCCGGTTGAAAAAAACGGCGTCACCTTGCTGGTTGATCCGATGAGCTATCAATATCTGGTGGGGGCCGAGATCGATTATGTGGAAAGCCTTGAAGGCTCTCAGTTCACCATTAAGAACCCGAATGCATCGACCACTTGCGGTTGTGGTTCTTCATTCTCGGTGTAA
- a CDS encoding bactofilin family protein gives MFKSKKGSTKIDSLIGQGTTVRGDISFSGGLRIDGTVIGRVSASDPKSGTLVISEKARIEGSVQCSHLIHNGEIIGPIEVAQYVELQTKARIKGDLSYKTLEMHAGAMIQGKLLHLSNGKQEEIDPASVATVEE, from the coding sequence GTGTTTAAAAGTAAAAAAGGTTCAACCAAGATTGATAGCCTGATTGGGCAAGGTACGACGGTGCGGGGCGATATTAGTTTTTCGGGTGGTTTAAGAATTGATGGGACGGTGATTGGCCGTGTCTCCGCCAGTGATCCTAAAAGTGGTACTTTGGTCATCAGTGAAAAAGCACGTATTGAAGGCAGCGTACAATGCTCTCATCTGATTCATAACGGCGAGATTATTGGGCCGATTGAAGTGGCTCAATATGTTGAACTGCAAACCAAGGCCCGCATTAAGGGTGACCTGAGCTATAAAACTTTAGAAATGCATGCTGGGGCAATGATTCAGGGCAAGCTGCTGCATTTAAGCAATGGCAAGCAGGAAGAAATTGATCCGGCCAGTGTAGCAACGGTAGAAGAATGA
- a CDS encoding DUF6776 family protein: protein MPIKRFYRLQRARLMAAPLSLQPVIGWRGRLLRIAALFCMAMSFLGFGAYVGYQYALNRNAAYLAEKMQRLASQTEQLGAGQAKLQLLEQQIKVGQGERDGLVQALSTAQSELAAKQEALSFFESLLQSNDRNRAVSFSACELQSVGGGRWRYRLLLVQGTDRSTEFAGRLQASVQYQEHGKRQNMQIEPLPVKFSHYLRQEGELTLPSGALPQLFEARIFTDNNKQAVASCQKKGG from the coding sequence ATGCCTATCAAGCGTTTTTATCGTTTGCAACGTGCGCGGCTGATGGCTGCGCCTTTGTCGCTGCAGCCTGTGATTGGCTGGCGGGGGCGACTGCTGCGTATTGCTGCCTTATTTTGTATGGCGATGAGTTTTTTAGGTTTTGGTGCCTATGTGGGTTATCAATATGCTTTAAACCGCAATGCGGCGTATTTGGCAGAAAAAATGCAGCGTCTCGCAAGCCAGACTGAGCAATTAGGCGCGGGGCAGGCGAAGCTGCAACTGCTGGAGCAGCAAATTAAAGTGGGTCAGGGCGAGCGCGATGGTTTGGTTCAGGCCTTAAGCACGGCGCAGAGCGAATTGGCTGCAAAGCAGGAGGCCCTGTCTTTTTTTGAATCTTTATTACAAAGCAATGATCGTAACCGAGCCGTAAGCTTTAGCGCGTGCGAGTTGCAATCAGTGGGCGGCGGGCGTTGGCGCTATCGCTTGCTGCTGGTGCAGGGAACTGACCGCAGCACAGAGTTTGCTGGGCGTTTACAGGCCAGCGTGCAATATCAGGAACACGGCAAACGACAAAATATGCAGATCGAACCCTTACCGGTGAAATTTAGCCATTATTTGCGGCAGGAAGGCGAGCTGACTCTGCCCTCAGGTGCTTTGCCTCAATTATTTGAAGCGCGTATTTTTACGGATAACAATAAGCAGGCGGTTGCCAGCTGCCAGAAAAAGGGAGGATGA